Proteins encoded in a region of the Candidatus Poribacteria bacterium genome:
- a CDS encoding recombinase family protein: MTTLGYCRVSGKGQAEALASQVACVQKQYPEAEIIRDFGSGINFKRKGLISLLERVLRGDKLRVVVAHRDRLARFGSEVIQFLVEQNGGEVVVLDQNICS; the protein is encoded by the coding sequence ATTACGACCCTTGGATATTGCAGAGTCAGCGGAAAAGGACAAGCAGAAGCTCTCGCGTCCCAGGTCGCCTGTGTGCAAAAGCAGTACCCCGAAGCAGAGATTATCAGAGACTTTGGGAGCGGTATCAACTTCAAACGCAAAGGGCTTATCTCCTTATTGGAACGCGTCTTGCGAGGCGATAAACTCAGAGTTGTTGTTGCCCATCGGGATCGACTCGCCCGCTTCGGCAGCGAAGTCATACAGTTCTTGGTCGAGCAAAACGGTGGAGAAGTCGTGGTTCTCGACCAAAATATTTGTAGTC
- a CDS encoding DUF1844 domain-containing protein: MEENTTQEEAQQIPPVDFMSYLTNLVETGRLYLEGIPNPETNEVVTNFPLVKHIIDTIEMLEEKTKGNLTAPEANFLANTLYELRMNYVRAINRQETITQQAGKTEETEEEVSTDNIENPS; this comes from the coding sequence ATGGAAGAGAACACAACTCAGGAGGAAGCGCAACAAATTCCGCCTGTCGATTTTATGAGTTATCTTACCAATCTTGTAGAAACAGGACGGCTCTACTTAGAGGGGATCCCGAACCCCGAAACGAACGAGGTCGTTACAAACTTCCCGCTCGTGAAACATATTATTGATACGATTGAGATGCTTGAGGAAAAAACGAAGGGCAACCTCACTGCTCCAGAAGCCAACTTCTTGGCAAATACCCTCTATGAACTCAGAATGAACTACGTCCGTGCCATCAATAGACAAGAAACAATCACACAGCAAGCAGGAAAAACTGAAGAAACTGAGGAAGAGGTTTCCACAGATAACATTGAAAATCCATCTTAA
- a CDS encoding lamin tail domain-containing protein: MVLNKTTFCLASLVVILAFCCIPSSAMAAEFSTTTDRSSADGIQVEDRSKLTTKIGKESAEAKVTGHAVEFPTEKRISKDGYLVIATNIAGSCIAKPPGSDKDEPKANERTPAQLLYNVIEVALPNLETFLSNGGTIDVVGPEKVVISEIMWGSDASLKPNNNSQWIELKNKSGKSLLTGDGDYKLIFYGPNETPIAKSAGVMDRVGTIDGKGVYWSIIGKGQSGRTGVDEQPSTLAALVPTQAIISMYRVADAKGLPMDGQMASSWMQSTPPAVNFDVNKVGVRIGSPGAARIITAAEAAATVAAEKAKAEAAAKAADTSVSIPKVGQIYISEIMVAGGGTLPQWIEISNGSRTEQVNLSGWTITVDNAASDADVSVGASIEFTIPEGTRIDPSGQNDTPSTVLVVTEAGRNNLDGKIASGQVLNLWAANQAELILAGVTKRRYSLLSDMAFQITLAPPEPKKATPRTDETDDAKAKRLVAERVAANAHADATDAVGNLGADGAAAWALPMIEAGGRSSILRRHVPVSFGPAKPKDGTMMDSWMLASETDFGQITHIKAQSYYGAINDIGTPGFRAGGALPVELSHFRPERQKDTGQVVITWSTQSELNNAGFFIKRSQQRDGEFKVINATMIAGAGTTSEKQFYTYTDTTAQPNVVYYYQIEDTSLDGNRQTLTRGLHLKGHVSAAGKATTTWGDLKTSNQ; this comes from the coding sequence ATGGTGTTAAATAAAACAACATTTTGCTTAGCGAGTTTGGTTGTGATTTTGGCATTCTGTTGCATCCCATCTTCCGCAATGGCTGCAGAATTCAGCACTACCACGGATCGAAGTTCTGCGGATGGTATTCAAGTTGAAGATCGGAGTAAACTGACTACCAAGATCGGTAAAGAGTCTGCAGAGGCGAAAGTCACTGGTCACGCCGTTGAGTTTCCGACAGAGAAGCGGATCTCGAAAGATGGCTACCTCGTTATCGCCACAAACATCGCTGGCTCCTGCATCGCTAAGCCACCCGGCTCCGATAAAGATGAACCCAAGGCAAATGAGCGGACTCCTGCTCAGTTGTTGTATAACGTCATTGAAGTAGCACTGCCGAACTTGGAAACCTTCCTCTCTAACGGTGGCACGATTGATGTCGTGGGTCCTGAAAAAGTGGTCATCAGCGAAATCATGTGGGGTTCGGATGCGAGTCTGAAACCCAATAACAACAGCCAGTGGATTGAGTTGAAGAACAAGTCTGGCAAAAGTTTGTTGACGGGTGATGGCGACTACAAGTTGATATTCTACGGACCGAATGAGACCCCAATAGCGAAATCTGCAGGAGTTATGGATCGTGTTGGCACCATCGATGGGAAGGGTGTGTATTGGTCGATCATCGGTAAAGGTCAGAGTGGTCGGACGGGTGTAGATGAACAACCAAGCACATTAGCGGCACTCGTTCCAACACAGGCGATCATCTCGATGTATCGTGTTGCGGATGCGAAAGGCTTGCCGATGGACGGTCAGATGGCGAGTTCTTGGATGCAGTCCACACCGCCAGCCGTCAACTTTGATGTCAATAAAGTTGGTGTCCGAATCGGTAGTCCCGGTGCCGCACGGATTATTACGGCAGCAGAAGCCGCTGCAACAGTCGCTGCTGAAAAGGCAAAAGCTGAAGCCGCAGCGAAAGCCGCTGATACGTCTGTCTCAATACCGAAGGTCGGTCAAATCTACATCAGCGAGATTATGGTCGCTGGTGGTGGCACGCTGCCACAGTGGATTGAAATCTCCAACGGTTCTCGGACAGAGCAGGTCAACCTGAGTGGTTGGACGATTACTGTTGATAACGCCGCATCGGATGCCGATGTTTCTGTCGGTGCGTCTATCGAGTTCACGATCCCAGAGGGAACCCGAATCGATCCGAGTGGTCAGAACGATACACCCTCAACAGTTCTTGTTGTCACCGAAGCAGGTCGTAATAACCTCGACGGTAAGATAGCATCGGGGCAAGTGCTGAATCTTTGGGCAGCGAATCAGGCGGAACTGATTTTGGCAGGTGTGACGAAACGTCGTTATTCGTTGTTGAGTGATATGGCGTTCCAAATCACACTGGCACCGCCAGAACCGAAAAAGGCTACACCACGAACAGATGAAACAGATGATGCGAAGGCAAAGCGTCTGGTTGCTGAGAGGGTAGCTGCGAACGCACATGCAGATGCCACGGATGCGGTGGGGAACCTCGGAGCGGATGGTGCCGCTGCTTGGGCATTGCCAATGATCGAGGCAGGCGGACGGAGTTCGATTCTCCGTAGACACGTTCCTGTTTCTTTCGGTCCTGCTAAGCCAAAAGATGGTACGATGATGGATTCCTGGATGCTCGCATCCGAGACGGATTTCGGACAAATAACACATATCAAGGCACAAAGCTACTATGGTGCTATAAACGATATTGGTACCCCTGGCTTCCGTGCGGGTGGCGCGTTGCCTGTTGAACTTTCACACTTCCGTCCTGAACGCCAGAAAGACACTGGTCAAGTGGTGATTACATGGTCGACACAGTCCGAGCTGAACAACGCTGGATTCTTCATCAAGAGGAGTCAGCAGCGTGACGGCGAGTTCAAGGTCATCAATGCAACGATGATCGCTGGTGCGGGCACAACGAGTGAGAAACAGTTCTATACCTACACGGATACAACTGCGCAACCGAATGTCGTCTATTACTACCAGATAGAAGATACTTCTCTTGATGGGAATCGTCAGACCTTGACGCGTGGCCTCCACCTGAAAGGGCATGTCAGTGCTGCGGGTAAAGCGACGACGACGTGGGGCGATTTGAAGACATCAAATCAATAA
- a CDS encoding transposase codes for QYYQTQLDTALEHQDTPTTFKKLVPIVFAGLPEWHTETPRQIKVGAVMDACQAVKTAKIKCKETGEFQKVSFRSRKRKQTLYLRADSLKKDGCYVRLLGEMKMAE; via the coding sequence ACAATACTATCAAACTCAACTTGACACAGCACTAGAGCATCAGGACACACCGACAACCTTCAAAAAACTCGTGCCGATTGTTTTTGCTGGACTCCCGGAGTGGCATACCGAAACACCTCGACAGATAAAAGTCGGTGCGGTGATGGATGCCTGCCAAGCGGTAAAGACTGCGAAGATAAAATGTAAGGAAACCGGCGAGTTTCAAAAAGTTTCGTTTCGTTCAAGGAAACGCAAACAGACGCTTTACCTACGCGCAGATTCATTGAAAAAAGATGGATGCTATGTGCGGTTGTTAGGCGAAATGAAGATGGCAGAAC
- a CDS encoding HEAT repeat domain-containing protein: MKFYHGTTLSSARGIIENGFRPRGGAVWFTNQKGYAKNRAEHKARRKNGRPVVITTELDVEKFRTHLSPGKVQVRGGIIAVNEHLSIQLLQSNLFELLACPVALAQWVNRQLGFYSHNGVSQNHWGVVRLAHWMNNRMQAGTGNRIDRQEFFTKGKQWLPAFFERIPFSPEVLPIQHLQNDTIAVNVLYPDTQEKPGQLVKVDTHYTKAISDISDQNPKRRIRGLQFLEKIGTEDLFDWCVLHLEDESVDVVCNALRIMQRCDDGYIAPILTHAESKDKRIRASALAALAKHTPDDAERWFERGLKDPEACVRMEVARLLSILDRTEHRDLFDIARHDPNPAVKRSAKKQH; the protein is encoded by the coding sequence ATGAAATTCTACCACGGCACAACGTTAAGCAGTGCAAGAGGAATCATTGAAAACGGCTTCCGTCCACGTGGCGGAGCTGTCTGGTTCACAAACCAGAAGGGTTATGCGAAAAACCGCGCAGAACATAAGGCACGACGGAAAAATGGTCGTCCAGTCGTAATCACAACCGAATTGGATGTCGAAAAATTTCGCACGCATCTCAGTCCGGGCAAAGTTCAAGTCCGAGGCGGCATTATAGCAGTTAACGAACATCTGTCTATTCAACTGCTACAATCTAACCTCTTTGAGTTGCTTGCCTGTCCGGTAGCACTCGCGCAATGGGTCAACCGTCAATTGGGGTTTTACTCCCACAACGGCGTGAGTCAAAACCATTGGGGAGTCGTGCGGTTGGCACACTGGATGAATAACCGAATGCAAGCCGGAACCGGAAATCGTATCGACCGGCAAGAATTCTTCACGAAAGGTAAACAATGGTTACCCGCGTTCTTTGAGAGGATTCCGTTTAGTCCCGAAGTACTACCCATTCAGCATCTTCAGAATGACACTATTGCAGTGAATGTGCTGTACCCAGATACGCAGGAAAAACCGGGTCAGCTGGTGAAAGTTGATACACACTACACCAAAGCAATATCCGACATTTCTGATCAGAATCCGAAACGCCGGATACGTGGACTTCAATTCCTTGAAAAAATCGGAACTGAGGACTTATTCGATTGGTGTGTATTGCATCTTGAAGACGAATCGGTGGATGTGGTATGCAACGCTTTGCGAATTATGCAACGCTGTGATGACGGCTACATTGCTCCTATTCTGACACATGCTGAATCTAAGGATAAACGCATTCGTGCAAGTGCACTCGCAGCACTGGCAAAGCACACTCCGGATGATGCCGAACGTTGGTTTGAACGTGGACTTAAAGATCCAGAGGCGTGCGTCCGTATGGAGGTCGCAAGACTTTTATCAATACTCGATAGAACCGAACACCGAGACCTCTTCGACATCGCACGGCACGATCCGAACCCCGCTGTCAAACGCAGTGCTAAAAAGCAACATTAG
- a CDS encoding potassium channel protein, giving the protein MNYQRKILFAMALLIGLLGTGTVGYLFLERDNPEGEWQFLDAIYMTVITLTTVGYSNMGMSDAGRIFTLFLLIGGFGVFTYSVTVATAFLIEGQLQSFFRLQKMVRTVDKLSNHYIVCGLGDTGVHVLDEMLKAEVNFVGIEFEEERLIHLSDTRNFLYLHGDATDDELLIRAGIERAKGLVTCLSRDQDNVFVVISARKLNPRLRIASKAVEDNSPGKLITAGADEVVLPDHIGGLRLASGILQPQLVGFLENITQNQDGAQFTESIIREGSPLDGISLKAASIKEQTGLVVVAIHDNDGTFLYNPPEDMKIAAGDALLVIANQKQLHTLHKLTGDSSERK; this is encoded by the coding sequence ATGAATTATCAACGCAAGATCCTCTTTGCCATGGCATTGCTCATCGGCTTGCTCGGGACGGGGACGGTCGGCTATCTATTTCTCGAAAGGGATAATCCCGAAGGAGAATGGCAGTTTCTTGATGCAATCTACATGACTGTCATCACCCTAACAACCGTTGGTTATAGCAATATGGGAATGAGTGATGCTGGACGAATTTTCACCCTGTTTTTACTCATTGGTGGGTTCGGCGTGTTCACCTACAGTGTCACGGTCGCTACCGCCTTCCTGATTGAAGGACAACTTCAAAGTTTTTTCCGATTACAAAAAATGGTTCGAACTGTCGATAAACTATCAAATCACTATATTGTCTGTGGACTCGGTGATACCGGCGTACATGTACTTGATGAGATGCTAAAGGCAGAAGTAAATTTCGTTGGTATCGAATTCGAGGAAGAACGACTCATCCATCTCTCTGATACACGAAACTTTCTATACCTCCACGGCGACGCAACCGATGACGAATTACTGATACGGGCGGGGATCGAACGTGCCAAAGGGCTTGTTACCTGTCTCAGCCGCGACCAAGATAACGTGTTTGTTGTGATTTCCGCAAGAAAACTGAACCCACGTTTAAGGATAGCCTCTAAAGCCGTTGAAGACAATTCCCCCGGAAAACTCATTACTGCGGGAGCAGATGAGGTCGTCCTACCGGATCACATCGGCGGACTCCGACTCGCCTCCGGCATCCTCCAACCCCAACTCGTAGGGTTTTTGGAAAATATCACTCAAAATCAAGACGGTGCTCAGTTCACTGAATCCATTATTCGAGAAGGCTCCCCACTGGACGGGATATCCCTCAAAGCCGCCAGTATTAAAGAACAAACCGGCTTAGTTGTCGTCGCAATCCATGATAACGACGGGACGTTCCTTTATAACCCTCCTGAAGATATGAAAATTGCTGCTGGTGATGCCTTGTTAGTCATAGCCAATCAGAAACAACTACACACATTACACAAACTGACCGGAGATTCAAGTGAGAGAAAATAG
- a CDS encoding transposase, with amino-acid sequence KAANRIKVKIRNLIDELHKKIAHFLVTNFDIILLPTFETKQMTKRGARKLREKSVRQMLTLSHYRFKTFLKHKALEYGVRVIDVCEAYTSRTVSWTGEIVANLGGSKVIQSSEGHRMDRDLNGARGIFMKTVARALTVRPYL; translated from the coding sequence GGAAAGCTGCGAACAGAATAAAAGTCAAAATCCGTAACCTCATTGATGAACTTCATAAGAAGATAGCACACTTCCTTGTCACCAACTTTGACATCATTTTACTACCGACTTTCGAGACGAAACAGATGACGAAGCGAGGCGCGAGGAAGTTACGCGAAAAGTCCGTTCGGCAGATGCTGACGCTTTCCCACTATAGATTCAAGACGTTTCTGAAACACAAGGCTTTGGAATATGGTGTGCGGGTCATTGATGTCTGTGAGGCTTATACTTCGAGAACGGTGTCTTGGACGGGAGAAATCGTTGCGAACCTCGGCGGTTCAAAAGTCATTCAGTCATCGGAAGGACATCGAATGGATAGGGATTTGAACGGCGCCCGGGGGATATTCATGAAGACTGTCGCCCGTGCTTTGACGGTTCGTCCATACCTCG